One window from the genome of Salvia splendens isolate huo1 chromosome 9, SspV2, whole genome shotgun sequence encodes:
- the LOC121746673 gene encoding adenylate kinase 4-like: protein MADLEDVPSVDLMTELLRRMKCATKPDKRLILIGPPGSGKGTQSPIIKDEYCLCHLATGDMLRAAVAAKTPLGVKAKEAMEKGELVTDDLVVGIIDDALKKPSCQKGFILDGFPRTVVQAQKLDEMLDKRGVKVDKVLNFAIDDAILEERITGRWIHPSSGRSYHSKFAPPKVPGVDDVSGEPLIQRKDDTAAVLKSRLEAFHKQTEPVIDYYSKKGVVANLPAEKPPPEVTSEVKKALAS from the exons ATGGCGGATCTCGAGGATGTGCCTTCTGTCGATCTCATGACGGAGCTCCTCCGCCGGATGAAATGCGCCACTAAACCAGACAAACGCCTCATCCTCATCG GTCCACCAGGGTCCGGAAAAGGTACCCAGTCACCAATAATTAAGGACGAATACTGCTTGTGCCATCTGGCCACTGGTGATATGCTTAGAGCAGCTGTTGCTGCCAAGACTCCTCTTGGTGTTAAGGCCAAGGAGGCCATGGAAAAG GGAGAACTTGTCACTGATGATTTGGTTGTTGGGATAATAGATGATGCATTGAAGAAGCCATCTTGTCAGAAAGGTTTTATTCTTGATGGATTTCCTAGGACAGTTGTCCAAGCGCAAAAG CTTGATGAGATGCTTGATAAACGTGGAGTCAAGGTTGACAAAGTTCTTAATTTTGCAATTGATGATGCTATCCTGGAGGAGAGAATTACTGGTCGTTGGATTCATCCTTCTAGTGGTCGTAGTTACCACTCAAAGTTTGCACCTCCAAAAGTGCCTGGTGTTGATGAT GTATCTGGGGAGCCTTTGATTCAACGGAAAGATGATACAGCTGCGGTTCTCAAGTCGAGGCTCGAAGCTTTCCATAAGCAGACTGAGCCA GTTATTGATTACTATAGCAAGAAGGGTGTTGTTGCTAACCTTCCGGCAGAGAAACCTCCTCCAGAGGTGACATCAGAGGTGAAGAAGGCACTGGCGTCATGA